A window from Peptococcaceae bacterium 1198_IL3148 encodes these proteins:
- a CDS encoding protease complex subunit PrcB family protein, translating into MKKYLSAMALVGLLFSASIAYGTDQPVIDQIDPPAPKIEVVNQEITMAEFATMLSQGVGYKIDNKTIDGDYLPNEPIVIADALKMCSLVVNPFDDGEFDTARLAYELGLKDDINAELNVDVSITRRDAETMISNLVSLIKLKQNEKNNLGVSYTLNPVPEGYKLELMWGKKPSSGYNIDIKDTKIIGQTLYVRYTTTEPKPGAAYLTVITYPVDSVILDINKLPQRVVMINSD; encoded by the coding sequence ATGAAAAAATATTTATCGGCCATGGCATTAGTAGGTTTGCTTTTTAGCGCATCAATAGCTTATGGTACAGATCAGCCGGTAATTGATCAAATAGATCCCCCTGCCCCAAAAATAGAAGTTGTAAATCAAGAGATAACTATGGCTGAATTTGCCACTATGTTATCCCAAGGGGTAGGTTACAAAATAGACAATAAAACAATTGATGGCGATTATTTACCCAATGAACCAATAGTGATTGCCGACGCTCTTAAAATGTGTAGTTTGGTTGTTAATCCCTTTGACGATGGCGAATTTGACACTGCGCGTTTAGCCTATGAACTGGGCTTAAAGGATGACATCAATGCGGAATTAAATGTTGATGTCTCTATAACCCGCCGAGATGCTGAAACAATGATTAGTAATTTAGTATCTCTAATAAAATTAAAACAAAATGAAAAAAATAATCTGGGTGTTAGTTATACCCTCAACCCAGTGCCAGAGGGATACAAATTAGAATTAATGTGGGGTAAGAAACCTTCTAGCGGTTATAACATAGATATAAAAGATACAAAAATAATTGGGCAAACATTATATGTGAGATATACCACCACAGAACCAAAACCTGGGGCTGCATACTTAACAGTGATAACTTACCCTGTTGATTCGGTTATCTTAGATATTAATAAGTTGCCCCAAAGAGTTGTAATGATTAACAGTGATTAA
- a CDS encoding xanthine phosphoribosyltransferase, translating into MELLKDRILTEGKVISDSILKIDSFLNHQLDPFFIKEIGDEFARLFKDQGVTKILTVEASGIAVGLMTGIALNVPVLFAKKKQASTMDHRYFSSTVYSFTKQESVEIFVSKNYLSAGDRVLIVDDFLARGEALRGLRKLVQLAGAQLVGCGVVVEKAFQDGGKELRAEGVRIEALARIKEIKNGKVEFVD; encoded by the coding sequence ATGGAACTCTTGAAAGATCGTATTTTAACTGAGGGAAAAGTTATATCGGATTCAATTTTAAAGATAGATTCCTTTTTAAACCATCAACTGGATCCATTTTTTATTAAAGAAATTGGCGATGAGTTTGCTAGATTGTTTAAAGACCAAGGAGTGACCAAAATTTTAACAGTGGAAGCATCTGGAATAGCGGTTGGACTGATGACCGGAATCGCGCTTAATGTGCCAGTGCTGTTTGCCAAGAAAAAACAAGCTTCAACCATGGATCATCGTTACTTTAGTTCCACTGTTTATTCTTTCACCAAGCAAGAGTCGGTGGAGATATTTGTTTCAAAAAATTATTTATCTGCCGGTGATCGGGTATTAATAGTAGATGATTTTTTAGCTCGCGGTGAAGCTCTAAGGGGGTTGCGCAAATTAGTGCAGCTAGCCGGCGCCCAATTGGTGGGCTGTGGCGTTGTGGTGGAAAAGGCCTTTCAAGACGGAGGCAAAGAATTGCGTGCCGAGGGTGTTCGTATCGAAGCGTTAGCCCGTATCAAAGAAATAAAAAATGGCAAAGTAGAATTTGTAGATTAA
- a CDS encoding ABC transporter permease: METSLIIAVLATAVTAGTPLLYASLGEILTERAGILNLGVEGMMLVGAVSGFVAALITGSAWVGVLISLLAGGALALIHAILTVSLKANQVVSGLVLTIFGTGLSGYLGKPYVGQPLPNAFKAQTLGFLSDIPIIGTIFFNQDVLVYLSYLLVPLLCLLIYGTKMGLNLRAVGENPGAADSLGVSVSKTRYMYTIIGGMLAGLAGAYLSLAYAPSWMENMTAGRGWIAVALVIFARWNPLYALVGAYMFGAIDALGFRIQMLDVQISSYFLNMLPYICTILVLIISTRQSQTGGVGSPKALGVAYDREDR; the protein is encoded by the coding sequence ATGGAAACAAGCCTAATTATTGCAGTTCTAGCTACAGCAGTTACTGCCGGCACACCTCTTTTATATGCATCCTTGGGAGAAATACTAACCGAACGGGCAGGAATATTAAATTTAGGTGTAGAAGGAATGATGTTGGTAGGGGCAGTTTCGGGATTTGTAGCTGCTTTAATTACTGGCAGTGCATGGGTTGGTGTGCTGATATCCTTATTGGCTGGTGGGGCATTAGCTTTAATCCATGCTATACTAACAGTCAGTTTAAAAGCTAACCAAGTGGTCAGCGGATTGGTTTTAACAATTTTTGGCACCGGTTTATCCGGTTATTTAGGAAAACCCTATGTTGGCCAACCACTGCCCAACGCTTTTAAAGCGCAAACCCTAGGGTTTTTAAGTGACATACCGATAATAGGAACCATTTTCTTTAACCAAGATGTCCTGGTTTACTTGAGCTACTTGTTAGTTCCGTTGCTTTGTTTGCTGATATATGGCACCAAGATGGGCCTAAACCTGAGAGCAGTGGGTGAGAACCCTGGTGCAGCAGATTCTTTAGGTGTGAGCGTTTCAAAAACCCGTTACATGTACACCATAATAGGGGGGATGTTGGCGGGACTTGCCGGTGCTTACTTATCGCTGGCCTATGCACCATCCTGGATGGAGAACATGACTGCTGGGCGCGGTTGGATTGCGGTGGCATTGGTTATATTTGCCCGCTGGAATCCTTTGTACGCTCTGGTTGGTGCCTATATGTTTGGTGCCATTGATGCCCTCGGATTTAGAATACAGATGCTGGACGTTCAGATTTCATCTTACTTTTTAAACATGTTGCCTTATATCTGTACAATTCTTGTTCTAATTATTTCCACCCGTCAATCACAAACCGGTGGCGTGGGGTCACCAAAGGCATTGGGTGTTGCTTATGATCGCGAGGACAGATAA